GCGGCTGACGATTAAACCTTGGACCTGAATTTTTTTGGATTCAAAACGGTCGCGGGGAACGCCGTAATTGCCCTGAAGAGGGTAGGTGAGGACTAAAATCTGACCCCGATACGACGGGTCGGTCAGAGATTCGACATAACCTGTTAAACCGGTGTTAAAAACCACCTCTCCGCGAACGTTTTTCTGAGCGCCGAAAAAGCGGCCAATGTATTCTGTGCCGTCGCTTAAAACGAGTTTCGTCTCTAAAACGGAAGAAGGTTCGCTTTGTTGAACGCGAGCTGCTTCAACGGACGAAAAACCGGTCTTAGCCAACATGCTTGTGGTTTTAGCTGGGGTCGAAGGGATTCTAGCAAAATGGCCTTTAGACCTGTCGATTAAGCGCAATGAATTAAAAAGCGCGGTTTGAGCGTCAAATTAAAGCCGACAAAAATTTGTCGGCGGAGATGACGCGGATGCCGCCGCTTAACTGATCGATCCCCGGCCTGTTGATCACCTGGTAGGCGAAGGGGATGCGCAACTTTTCCCTGAAGTAATTCAAATTCGGGACCAATCCCTCATATTGAGTTTTGACTTCGACGGCAAACCAGGGTTTCTCACCGACGGTGAACAAAAAATCGACTTCCCTTTTGCTGCTGTCGCGCAAAAAATAAAGTCCGGTCCGGTAGCCCTCCCGGTCATGAAGCCAATGGGCAAGCTTAAGTAAATGTGAGGCCACCATGTTCTCGAAGCGGGCCGCCGCTCCCGTCACCTCCGACCAGTCCCAAAGATACAGCTTGGGCTCTTTCTTGAGCGACCTAAACGGTCCGCGTGAAAAAGGATAAATCCTAAATTGATAATAAAAGGCCTCGAGAATATTGAGCCAGTTGGAAACAGCCCGGTGACTGACTTCCATATCCTCCCTGATCGCATTGATCGACAACAATGATCCCACCTTTGAGGGCAACATCCCGGTGAGGACCTGCATAGCGCTTAAATCGCGGATGGTTTCCACGTCACGAATGTCTTCGCGCAGGAGCCGTTCATGCAGCTCGTTGTGCCAGAGCCGCAGTTTTCGCTCATCCTGAGCGAGCATGGGTTCGGGAAAGCCGCCGAATTGTTCCAGAATTTCCAAACCTTTGGCCGGCGCCCCCACGGGAATGTTTTCAAAGGGTTTGAGAGGGTTTTTCCTATTATTTAACTCAGCCAGGGAAAACGGATGAAGACGATAATGACGATAGCGGCCTAAAAGCGAGTCGCCGCCTTTACGGTAGACATCCAGGCGGGCGCTGCCGGTGATAAGAAATTTATATTGATGCTTAAGGCTGTCGTATTCGCCTTTAACGAAGCGCTTCCAACGCTTGTATTTATGGATTTCATCAAGAATAATGAGATCGGCATTCTGCGGCCAGTCAGCGGCGATAATGGCGTCGCGTCCTTGTTTTTTATCCCAGTTAAAATAAGCCGCCTTCTTAAACCTTCCGGCCAGCAATGATTGGGCCAGCGTGGTTTTCCCCACCTGCCGGGGACCGCTGATAAATACCATCTTCTCTTCAAGATCGACGGCGACGGGTGAGCTTAGATACCGGTCTTTAAGCATAACTTAAGTATATGTTAAGTTTTGCTTAAAAGCAAAATTAATATGTAAAATTTTGCTTAATATAGAA
This window of the Elusimicrobiota bacterium genome carries:
- a CDS encoding ATP-binding protein; protein product: MLKDRYLSSPVAVDLEEKMVFISGPRQVGKTTLAQSLLAGRFKKAAYFNWDKKQGRDAIIAADWPQNADLIILDEIHKYKRWKRFVKGEYDSLKHQYKFLITGSARLDVYRKGGDSLLGRYRHYRLHPFSLAELNNRKNPLKPFENIPVGAPAKGLEILEQFGGFPEPMLAQDERKLRLWHNELHERLLREDIRDVETIRDLSAMQVLTGMLPSKVGSLLSINAIREDMEVSHRAVSNWLNILEAFYYQFRIYPFSRGPFRSLKKEPKLYLWDWSEVTGAAARFENMVASHLLKLAHWLHDREGYRTGLYFLRDSSKREVDFLFTVGEKPWFAVEVKTQYEGLVPNLNYFREKLRIPFAYQVINRPGIDQLSGGIRVISADKFLSALI